From a single Solanum dulcamara chromosome 4, daSolDulc1.2, whole genome shotgun sequence genomic region:
- the LOC129887097 gene encoding WRKY transcription factor 23-like, with product MKMESYKDIKMEDHHPTYFFDNNNNHSFTGLISDYNINTSSLGFMELLGFQDFCSSASVFELPKEENSCPAVYSVSEEEEVKPSFASESQNHVTSNTVTAGNVLNTPSTPNCSSISSEGQGDAPEGEVENHDQQNTKTKQQLKTKKTVNQKKQKEPRFAFMTKSEVDFLEDGYRWRKYGQKAVKNSPFPRNYYRCTNATCNVKKRVERCFSDPSIVVTTYEGKHTHLSPMNTMMHRPSCYPINPVLPSPPAFSLPMQFNINQSFNDLTSPNLAMNNQLDHAAFVAQGRGLCSSTEMLGDQGLDLQDLMPSAVLKQDYNR from the exons ATGAAAATGGAAAGCTACAAAGATATAAAAATGGAAGATCATCATCCAACGTATTTctttgataataataataatcactCATTTACAGGGTTAATCTCAGATTACAACATAAATACATCGTCTTTGGGGTTCATGGAGTTGTTGGGTTTTCAAGACTTTTGTTCATCAGCTTCCGTCTTTGAGTtaccaaaagaagaaaactcaTGTCCTGCTGTTTATTCTGtatctgaagaagaagaagtaaagCCATCATTTGCAAGTGAAAGCCAAAATCATGTTACAAGTAATACTGTAACTGCAGGTAATGTATTGAATACGCCATCTACACCAAATTGTTCATCCATTTCCTCTGAGGGACAGGGGGATGCACCAGAGGGGGAAGTAGAGAATCATGACCAACAAAACACAAAGACTAAACAACA GTTGAAAACGAAGAAAACAGTTAATCAGAAGAAGCAGAAAGAGCCGAGATTTGCATTCATGACAAAGAGTGAGGTTGATTTTTTAGAAGATGGTTACAGATGGAGAAAATACGGTCAAAAAGCTGTCAAAAACAGCCCTTTCCCCAG GAACTATTACCGCTGCACAAATGCAACATGTAATGTAAAGAAAAGAGTAGAGCGATGTTTCAGTGACCCAAGCATAGTGGTGACTACCTATGAAGGAAAACATACTCATCTAAGTCCCATGAATACGATGATGCACCGTCCTAGCTGCTATCCAATAAATCCAGTACTCCCTTCACCTCCCGCCTTTTCTCTGCCAATGCAGTTCAACATTAATCAGTCCTTCAACGACTTGACAAGTCCTAATTTAGCCATGAATAATCAGCTTGATCATGCTGCTTTTGTTGCACAAGGAAGGGGCTTATGCAGTAGTACCGAAATGCTGGGAGACCAGGGTCTTGATCTTCAGGATCTTATGCCTTCCGCGGTGCTAAAACAAGACTACAACAGATGA